From Gossypium raimondii isolate GPD5lz chromosome 11, ASM2569854v1, whole genome shotgun sequence:
AAGCTCTACAGCGATGGTTCCATTTCTCGAAACCCTGAAGTCCCATGTCCCACTCCTCTCCTCGACGACGACTCCGTCCTTTACAAAGACCTCCTTTTCGACGCCAACCGGAACCTCCATCTTCGTCTATATAAACCCTCCTCTTCCACTTCTCTTGAAAAGCTTCCGATCCTATTCTATTTCCATGGCGGAGGTTTCTGTTTCGGTTCCCGTACGTTCCCGCATTTTCATAACCTTTGTGTTCGCCTAACAACGGCGCTTAACATGCTGGTTGTGGCGCCAGATCATCGGCTAGCACCCGAGCACCGGCTACCCGCGGCCTCCGACGATGCGTGTTTAGCCCTAAAGTGGCTGCAGGGACAAGCAGCCATGCATGGGAAGAATGTTGAAGACGTGGATACGTGGTTGACTGGGGTTGACTTTGACCGGGTGTTTGTTTTGGGCGACTCGTCTGGGGGCAACTTGGCTCACCATTTGGCTGTCAAGTTGAAGGCTGGTTCAATGGAGTTGGCACCGGTTAGGGTTCGAGGGTACGTGCTGGTGGCTCCATTTTTTGGTGGGAGTGTGAGAACAAAGAGCGAGCTAGAGCAGCCTTGTGAAGCATTTTGGAACTTGGAGATGTATGACAGGTTAGGATCATAGTAATTtcactctttcttttttctttttaattaacaaatattacAATTCAATCTTAGTTAATTAACAATTGGGTTAATTTCACCAGGCATCCTCAAACAATtgtttaaatctaaattaatcttcaaacttcaaaacattctaATTGAGTCCTCAATACTAATATTGtatcaatcaaattttttcaCCAACTTGAACATTAAATATCAGTCCGCATCTGACAtagataatatttaaactatgtCATATCCTACAATGCTTTAATATGATATGTTAAAAAAGTACTAGATAATGTCGTTAATacgcatgttttaaatatgctcTACCGAATATCTAAGTTGACATTTGATGAATAAGTTAACAGGTCAACTGACAAAAtgatttgattgatataatactGATATTTTAACAAACTCAAATAGAgcatttttaaagtttggaaACTAATTTAGAATCTAAACAGTAGTTTACTGATGCCTGGTGCAATTAATCCtgtaaaagtaccatagagaCCCTTATATTAAGAgccagattgcattttgcccttTCTACTCAAAAAATAGGCAGATTAATCCCTATACGTCTATTAAAAATGTCATCAATTTCTACTCTTAAAAACTAGTATATGTACATCAACATGAGTTATATGTAGCACGTCACGTGTAACTGTCTGGTTATGCCATCAACCGCATCAGGTTTTAACAGtgaaatggatgaaatgtttaacaaaaaggattagtttactctttgatcAACCTGTAGGACTAATTTATCCCTTTTTAGAAGACAAAATTAATCGTTAACAATTAATGGGATTGGAATCCAAATTtcattgaaaaaattcaaaaaattttcatgGGCAGTTTATTCGATATTCTATATAAAGGAAAAATTGAAGTTAAGGTAAACAATTGTATATATTCACTgcttttatcatatttattattaataattaattcatggTTGTTCCACTAATTGCAAGGATAAATTCCTCTTAATTTTCCACTTTAGATAAGCATTTTCGCCTACTTTCTCACATTTCTTTCATCTTCACTGTTCacttaacataaaattaattcataatttgaATGGAATATAGAGGACCTTTTCTTTCACAAAAGTTTAAGTATAAAACCTTAGAATCTTTCAGTGTTCCATGATTTTTGAACTGTCCAATTAACACATGAACAATTGAAAAATCTTTTTCAAAAAGGAATGAATGCATAATGTCAATAACATCCTTCAAATTAACGATGAAAGCATCTAGAGGCAGTACCCTCCAttataggattaaattgaattgctAATATTTAAGAGGACCCAGATATGGAATATAACCATTTTATACATGTCTAATGAAGTGACCTTTCATTATATCAGAAAGAGAAGGCAATAAGCTTTGATCAATATAAATATGGTTTAACCCTTATCTATGCAGAAAGAACAAGCAATATGGGCAACTAATATAATCAAAAATCTACTCAATGGTGGAAACAATTATGATTTTATGAGAATCTTTTGAATAGagcaaccaaaaaaaaattgaaaacgaTCGATGAATGGTCTAGTATTTTCGATTTTGCAGAATGAAACTAATGAATCAATTGTGAGGATAGGCCAACTAAATTGAAATGTCACACTCAATGAAGGACCCCTAAAATCGATGATTGGCTCTTTGATTTCcgtgtgtatgtatatatttccCCCTCACCATGCTTACACAGTAGTCAGCATACATGGAGAACTTTTATCTtgatgttttcattttcataggTTTTGGAGGCTATCGATACCTGTTGGAAGTACTTTGGATGATCCATTGGTGAACCCTTTCGGGCCCTGTAGCCAAAACCTTGCGGAGGTACCGTTGGATCCCATTTTGGTAGTGGTGGGTGGGGGTGAAATATTGAGAGATAGGCTTGAAGATTATGCTACAAGGTTGAAACAATTGGGGAAGAAGGTTGAATTTGTGGAGGTTGAAGGCCAACAGCATGGCTTTTTCACTGATCATCCTTTCTCCGATGTGGCTGAGAAAGTAATACAACGTATAGGAGACTTCATCTTAGATAACTCCAACTGAAAGTCTTATATATAGTGATTTCTGAATAATGTGTATTATTTAgcaaatttcttttatatatttttggtgtagCTAGTTACTTTTTTGtgttatattgtgtttttagatgcgtttgtttcactgaaaaataattttatttttgtagatCAACTTGTCtctttatatttcaaaaaagaatttattataaataatgttatattttatataaaattaaattcaatcaagcctaatattattatattaataataaagttttaaatttaattttaaaaatattaaaatgttaacatcaaatattataatattcaatactattaaaatacatatttaataatataattaattgtttttagttaattatttaatagtacaattttaacaataataatttaaattttaaaataatattcttaatatattattggaaatatttatattaatattttaataataaatatatatatcatatttaataataaatgttttattgtataaattataaaatatggatattttaattatataaatacagtatttatttaaatcatgctCAACTTCATTTATCCTTCCAACTCTTATGTGTCCCTCTCGACTctcatatatgtaatatgtgttatttaaattaagttttaattagagatttttattattaagtttatacattatattaattattattttattataaaaaagttttatTGTCAAAAGAAATGCTACTATAAcattttgtaataaatatatttatgttatgtttatttcactaagaaaaacttttaaaaatgatttcagGATAATTTGCCAAAtaacgaaaaatattttatgcgAGAATTATCCAAATACCGAAAATAAAAGCTTTTCAAAAGctattttaatgaaacaaatgaaaccttaattatttttattgtatcaTATAGTTATATATGTGAAATACTATATTAATACTATAGTGTAAAACCCTTTTAGATATGATAATGCCAATTTAAACCCGAAAATTTTCCGTCAACTTGAATTTaaactcaattcaatttaatcataaaaggaATAACCGAActcaaattaacttaaatataaaataatctgAATCCAAAATAACTTAAAGTGGAGTATGAGATTAATAGAGATTGCCATAGTACAAATTCAAATATTCCAAAATTAGATAatattagataataataatataataataagctTACTATCAAAATTGGTGATTGATTTGTTCTGGCATTCATGGCTGCTCAAAATTGGTTTGAAATTGAAGGAACAAGAAAAGGGAATGGTTAATCTTCCAGACGATAATGCTCCTGAAATTAAGGATTAAGTTGTCAAAAGCGATGATGTCTCTTTCATCACCACAATCTCTCCTTATTATAAACTAATCTTTATCCTCTAAATTATGAAACAACAAATTCCATAATTTAAGCTCTTTCAGATATTTCATCTTCATTTTTAAAATGGCAAAATAAAAGGTAATGTAAATaatacattttgatttttttttttacaatatccACGTGTGTTAAAGGATGATACAATCATGTCATACAAACCCACATAAAATTAGTCtaataaaaccaaacaaataacGAGCGAGAACAAGAGTGATCTATCTTCTccctttttgtcaaaaatagaCAAAGAGTAGGCTGCCCCTTGTAGAATATCTAAAAGGAAAATCAAGAATCTGTCTCTAAGGTTGGGTGAGTTTGTATAGATCTAGACTATAAAGTGAATGTTGATACACATATTCAACAAAGGAGGAGACAAGGAAAAGATGATCATAGTGGTGTTAAGGAGGTCAATTCACCTAAACAGACGGAGAGTCGAAAAAGTAAAGAAGGTAGAGGAAATTGTAAAGATGAGGAAGATAGAGTGCGGAGGATATTGCTTAGGGTTGCTAATGGGAAAGATCCTTTGATCTTTATCCCTTCTTCATGTACTGCTCTGATATTCTAGTTAAAAGCAAACGACCTGGTGAAAGGTGAGATGCCCAAATAACTAATCCCCTAATAACCAATCGGATAATGCAAGATAAAGTTCCACCCATAGGTACTTCACAAATAACCTCTCGTGGTGTCACATGCACAAATATTACAGCAAAAtgggtttttagcggcgcttttttaagcctatagcggcgcttataaGCGTCGCTAAAACTATTTGCAGTAATTTTATAAGTGTCGCAAAAAATGCCGATATAGACAACGCTGCtaaattttgcggcgtttatgtgaaaaatgccactatagacatgacctttagcagcgTTTCTCAcgaaaacgccactatagaacatgacctttagcggcgcttttaacACAAATGtagctaaagaacatgaccttttgCAGCACTCTTCCAACatacgccgctaaagaacatgacctttagcaaCGCTTTTCCAACAAatgccactaaagaacatgacattTAATGGCGCTTtcacacaaacgccgctaaaaaacatgacctttagcagcgcttttccCAAAAACATAAGCTAAGCTACTATCATTTGGCCGCGActaaagtttcaaattttggaaattactggagctaaaattgaccaattcaaaGAATACATAAACTAAAACTGATCAAATTAAGTACAGGAGTACTggcaaattatttataaaattacaaatatgttataaaaccttatcaaattaaaattattgtttaaaaatatgattataaatttaatagcaATATTTTAGTAGACATATTAACaagggagagtaaaattttacctaaacaATATCTTTAATGTTGCAGGAACTTCAGCTGGATAAATTCATCACACACACTGTGCCTTTCTCAGGGATCAACAAGGCATTTGAGTTGATGCAGGTGGGTGAGGGACTGAGATGTGATATTCGTATGGATGAATAAGGAAGGGCTAGCCCGGATTGTTTTGCAAAGAGTGATCAAGGAAATAAATAATGTATGTTATACATGGTCTTGTtattttaaatggtaaattttgtcCTATATTCATGTCTCTCATTCTGCTTTCTTAATGTCCTGGGTTCAACTTTTTGACCCTTACAGGCTTCTTTATTAAATGTTTCACATGTCATGGATAAATATCATATTCGACAAATGCCAATGTTACTcactttcataaaaaaaaatattgcattgaaatagagaaaaaagaagaagaataaggTTACAACATATATGCTACTTTTTGGCATAATTTCCAAGGGCACTTCACCTACTAGCAATATATTTCTCAAAATCTTATTGAATGCAGATATCATTGGCGGTCAAGATAGGAAGAGACTTTACTTGAGAATTGATATGATAACTTAGAAAGTTTTAACATCGAAAGGTCTAATGGAAATAATgcttctaaaactaaaaattttcaatgaaaaaatCAACCCAACCCATCCCTGAATtcgatttcttttaaaaaaaataaacaaaacaggataacatttactttttcttgttCCCTTAACAGATAACATTTACtctatttaaaagtaaattattgtCATCAAGGAACATGTAATTTTAGGGCTAACAATAATCACAAACAAACGGAAAAAGCTTACACGCCAATGCGGCAGATGAGTGTAACGGCTATGCGACAGAGGAGGGTCAACGACGATACAGCAAAGGAGACAGTCGACGGCGATGCAGCAGACAATCGGTGAAAATCAAAGAGATTTTGGGATTTTGGTTTGGGGGAAAAATTAAGGGATTTGGGGATGTCGAATTTTTAAGGGGGAAAAATAAGGGATTCTGGATTTAGGGATACAAACTAAGAGATTTCGGAGTTATGGTTTAGGGGAAAGAGAAGGGATAGAATACAGGGAGCAAAACGGTATTGCttatcttttgcggcgtttttctcaTAACCGCCGCTAAAGCCTTTGatactaataaatatttaaagttaagATTCAAtccaattttcttctttgtttatatatttgaaaggtttaattatttcttaaattcctttaaattaagtttgttttgtttcaaacaatatattttatttgtaaaattttataattgtgtacgaaaatacttttaaaaaatgaaaccaAACTTCCTTACGAAGAGTTTGTATCCacgagtttaattttttatgcaaCTGATAGAATTTAtccaaattgataattttgataaaatttaacttctcaaattattttttgatattaTGCCTACAACTACTCATAATTCCTCCCCAACTCATAAACAGGAGGATAATGCTTTTCAACACACTCAAACTCATGTTCTCTTATCTTGATAACAATGCTCACACTAATTGATCTAAGACTCAATCTGCTTAACttcccaaattcaaaattaccAAGAGGTGGATTTTTGTATACGGAAAtaaatcctaaaccttaaaactctaaaccctaaactttaaacattgaaccttaaaaatcataaatcctaaatcctaaactttaaatcttaaaccctaaaatatatttttttgcgATGTTTTTATCAAAAACTAAAGGAATTGGGGAAATTGGGGAAAAGAATTTGGGGAATAAATAAAGggttttgggaaaaattttggggaaatctGATTtggggaaaaactaaaggatttTCGGGGCTAACACAATGACGTCGTTTAAATCAAATTGGTATTgcaattttgcggcgtttatgaaaaacgccactaatataTAACCTTTGCGACGTTTTCAAGCCAAATGCCACTAAAAACTTAATTCCTTATAGTGAAACGACAACGTTTAAGTCAAATTGGTATTgcaattttgcggcgtttatgaaaaatgccactaaaaactTAATTCCCTATAgtgaaacgacaccgtttaagTCAAATTGGTATTgtaattttgcggcgttttcggtcaaaacgccactaaaaccTTAATTCCCTGTAGTGAAACAACGCCGTTTAAGTCAAATTTGTATTgtaattttgcggcgtttatgaaAATGCCACTAATGTATAACCTTTGCAGCGTTTTCAGtcaaaatgccactaaaaatttaatgttctGTAGTGAAACAACGACGTTTAACTCGAATTGGTATTGCAATTTTGCAGcgtttataaaaaacgccactaatgtaTCACCTTTGCGGCATTTTCAATCAAAACGCTACTAAAAAAACTTACTTCCTGTagtgaaacggcgtcgttttacgaaattttaatacatattcatAGCGTTTTTGgtccaaacgccactatagCTTTAACCTTTTGCGGGGTTTTCCGATTAGCGCCACTAATGTATaacttttgcggcatttttggtccaaatgccactaaaaacaccgctaaaagcTTAATTTCTTGTAATGAAACTAGGTAAAGATATAACAACCAACAATTAATACGAACCAATACTAGATTTCTAAGCTGTAGAAGCTAATTAAGAGGGGTTGAACAATAGATCCAAGATGATTAATCCTTTCTAAGTTGATATTGAGGGTGCTCCACCAAACCATTCGTTCTGCTTCATCGATGAGTAATACTCCATTGAACCAATATTACCACTCTGGTGgcatcttttctattttttggaataattacatatttggtatttaaactTTATCAAATCTTCTAATGTGATAtatgaactttcaaaatgtctAATTTAATACTTGTACTTCTGTATCGTTAACCATGCGGTATTTCTGACTAATggtgttaattttttatctatcaGAACACGTGACCTAATTGTAAGACGCCACATGTCActtcttttagaaaatttttaaaaaacactaaaGACCGCACCCCATATTCAATAATCCTATTTTCCCCTTGCTTTCATATCGTTTCTCACCcattatcccttaattttatcttttcaacaAAAAACCTAAATCCTAACATGTTAATTAATCCTATTTTCACCCTTGAATTACAATTGGGCCATATGTCctaatatgtcaaaattaacaCTTTTAGTCGAGGTACCACATTgataaacaacataaaaatacatGTATCAAAATAGACATTGTGAAAGTATAAGTACCACATTAGAAGATTTGATAAAATTCGAGTACTGAATATACCATTATCTCTTATTTGTATTAGACGAGATCCAACAATGcgataattttaattaaatttttaattggtctTTTCTAAGTTAGGTTTGTACTTTTTTAAccctaatttttcaaatattaaaataaacttttaaaaaaaaatcc
This genomic window contains:
- the LOC105761068 gene encoding probable carboxylesterase 15 — its product is MGSLPHVVEDCFGLLKLYSDGSISRNPEVPCPTPLLDDDSVLYKDLLFDANRNLHLRLYKPSSSTSLEKLPILFYFHGGGFCFGSRTFPHFHNLCVRLTTALNMLVVAPDHRLAPEHRLPAASDDACLALKWLQGQAAMHGKNVEDVDTWLTGVDFDRVFVLGDSSGGNLAHHLAVKLKAGSMELAPVRVRGYVLVAPFFGGSVRTKSELEQPCEAFWNLEMYDRFWRLSIPVGSTLDDPLVNPFGPCSQNLAEVPLDPILVVVGGGEILRDRLEDYATRLKQLGKKVEFVEVEGQQHGFFTDHPFSDVAEKVIQRIGDFILDNSN